GGGTACTGGAGGGAACCTATAATCTATATAGTAACGGAAGCTTTCGCAAAGAAGGGTTTATGAAGGGGCCTTTTAAGCCGATGTATGGATTTGCTCCCCTTTTCCTGTTGCTAGCAAGAGATCTGGCACTCCCGCTCCCTGTATTTCTGCTGCTCGCGCTGATCATTCCGTCAGCTGTTGAATTTATAAGCGGATGGTTACTGAAGACGTTGTTCCATAGGCAGTGGTGGGATTACTCCGGTCTGCGATATCATCTGCAAGGACATATATGTCTGCGATTTTCACTATATTGGTGGGTTTTGTGTATAGCCTGTATTTATGGGATTCAGCCGCTAATGGAATTTTTATACCAGCGGGTTGAACCGTTATGGGAGTTGCTCTTACCGCCAGTCGCATTTTTCTTTACGGCTGATTTATTGTGGACAAGTTGGACACGGCGTCGAGGGGGAAAGAAGCTGGAGCTGGGTGAGAGCTAATAAGAGTTGGAGTATATTTAAATAAATAACAGGGATTGTGTAGAGATGTCTTGAAGCCAAAGGGGCTTGAGGCATCTTTTTTATATATAAAATGATGAACAGAATAGCTGCACTCCGTACAACTATTTATAACATATAAGTTATCCATAATCGTATAGTTGCACTTTGTACACTTATTAATTGTAAATCAGGCATATCAAGTGGGTATGAGGGGATTTAGATGTATTCAGTACAACTAAACAAGGGAACAGGCTTGTATTCGGAGGAATAGGTGTAAAAAGTACAACTAAATCATATCCACTTCTTCGTAATTCGTTTGGTTTGTACTTCCCATCGTTTGGGTTGCATTCCCCACGTAGGAAAAAGGATTCGACCGCTACTATGTGTAATATAGTATGAAATGTAGTAGTAACTTAAATCATATATCCTATTCATATATCCCATCCATATATCTAAGGAGGCGACTCTATGCCAATGTCTGAGTATTACCAAAGTTTAAGACTGAAGCTGGGTTCAGAGCTGTTAATGATACCCTCAGTAGCTGCTGTCATAAGAAACGATAAGGATGAGATCCTATTTATCCGCAAGCCTGAAGACACCTTGTGGGGCCTGCCCGCAGGAGCGATTGAACCAGGTGAGTCACCTGCGAGAGCACTGCGCAGAGAGGTGTTTGAAGAGACGGGATTAATGGTCAATCCAGCAAGGATTTTAGGTGTGTTTGGCG
Above is a window of Paenibacillus wynnii DNA encoding:
- a CDS encoding putative ABC transporter permease; this encodes MTILPIFSLDGYTHVTGAQQYFFYFIIYSFLGWVLEGTYNLYSNGSFRKEGFMKGPFKPMYGFAPLFLLLARDLALPLPVFLLLALIIPSAVEFISGWLLKTLFHRQWWDYSGLRYHLQGHICLRFSLYWWVLCIACIYGIQPLMEFLYQRVEPLWELLLPPVAFFFTADLLWTSWTRRRGGKKLELGES
- a CDS encoding NUDIX domain-containing protein produces the protein MPMSEYYQSLRLKLGSELLMIPSVAAVIRNDKDEILFIRKPEDTLWGLPAGAIEPGESPARALRREVFEETGLMVNPARILGVFGGEKFRYVYSNGHQVEYLAIVFECTIVKGTLQSVDGEVEAFQYFKMNELPELSVPYPKEIFTQNAGMPTISVFE